A genomic stretch from Enterobacter oligotrophicus includes:
- the ampG gene encoding muropeptide MFS transporter AmpG translates to MSSHYLRIFQQPKSAILLILGFASGLPLALTSGTLQAWMTVENIDLKTIGFFSLVGQAYVFKFLWSPVMDRYTPPFLGRRRGWLVMTQVLLLLAIAAMGFLEPATQLRWMAALAVVIAFCSASQDIVFDAWKTDVLPAEERGAGAAISVLGYRLGMLVSGGLALWLADRYLGWQGMYWLMAALLIPCIIATLFAPEPSDVIPVPRSLEQAVAEPLRDFFGRNNAWLILLLIVLYKLGDAFAMSLTTTFLIRGVGFDAGEVGVVNKTLGLFATIIGALYGGVLMQRLTLFRALLIFGILQGASNAGYWLLSITDKHTISMASAVFFENLCGGMGTAAFVALLMTLCNKSFSATQFALLSALSAVGRVYVGPIAGWFVEAHGWPTFYLFSVVAAVPGILLLLVCRQTLEYTQRTEHFMPRTEYQRAYRFALRLLMAGCLALALWLIVLILNAATALSLPFEALLLDAGALLAIAGILIGGLLDFLALRKTQLT, encoded by the coding sequence ATGTCCAGTCACTACTTGCGCATTTTCCAGCAACCAAAATCAGCGATTCTGCTGATCCTCGGCTTCGCCTCCGGTTTACCCCTCGCGCTCACCTCCGGCACGCTGCAGGCGTGGATGACCGTTGAGAATATCGATCTTAAAACCATCGGCTTCTTCTCTCTTGTCGGCCAGGCCTACGTCTTTAAATTCCTGTGGTCGCCGGTGATGGATCGCTACACGCCGCCGTTCCTCGGAAGGCGTCGTGGCTGGCTGGTGATGACGCAGGTCCTGCTCTTACTGGCGATTGCAGCGATGGGCTTCCTTGAACCCGCCACGCAGCTACGCTGGATGGCGGCGCTTGCGGTGGTGATTGCCTTCTGTTCCGCCTCGCAGGACATCGTGTTTGATGCCTGGAAAACGGACGTATTACCCGCGGAAGAACGGGGGGCGGGTGCCGCTATCAGCGTACTGGGTTATCGCCTGGGGATGCTGGTTTCCGGCGGGCTGGCGCTGTGGCTGGCTGACCGCTATCTCGGCTGGCAGGGCATGTACTGGCTGATGGCTGCCCTGCTAATCCCCTGTATTATCGCCACGCTGTTCGCGCCAGAGCCGAGCGACGTGATCCCGGTGCCACGTTCGCTGGAACAGGCCGTTGCTGAGCCGCTGCGTGATTTTTTTGGCCGTAATAACGCCTGGCTAATTCTGCTGCTGATCGTTCTTTATAAGCTGGGCGATGCGTTTGCAATGAGCCTGACCACCACCTTCCTGATCCGCGGCGTTGGCTTCGATGCCGGTGAAGTGGGCGTGGTCAACAAAACGCTGGGGCTGTTTGCGACCATTATCGGCGCACTGTATGGCGGTGTATTGATGCAACGTCTGACGCTTTTCCGGGCACTGCTGATCTTCGGTATCCTGCAGGGAGCGTCAAATGCAGGGTACTGGCTGCTGTCAATCACCGACAAACACACGATCAGCATGGCGTCTGCGGTATTTTTTGAAAACCTCTGCGGCGGCATGGGTACAGCAGCGTTTGTGGCGCTGCTGATGACCCTCTGTAACAAGTCGTTTTCCGCCACGCAATTTGCTCTGCTCTCCGCCCTTTCTGCTGTGGGTCGCGTTTACGTCGGTCCGATTGCGGGCTGGTTTGTAGAAGCCCACGGCTGGCCGACGTTCTATCTCTTCTCGGTGGTTGCGGCAGTGCCGGGGATTTTATTGCTGCTGGTCTGCCGTCAGACGCTGGAATATACCCAGCGAACAGAACATTTTATGCCACGAACAGAATATCAACGCGCCTACCGTTTTGCCTTACGTCTGTTAATGGCAGGATGCCTTGCACTGGCGCTGTGGCTTATTGTGCTCATTCTTAATGCCGCGACCGCGTTGTCGCTGCCCTTTGAAGCCCTGCTGCTGGATGCGGGAGCTCTTCTGGCCATCGCTGGCATCCTGATCGGCGGACTGCTTGATTTTCTGGCTTTACGTAAAACTCAGTTAACCTGA